The genomic DNA GCCCGCAATACAAGATCAATCATCGTCGGACACACATGAATCCCATCTGCAATCAACCCACAATACACCTGGGGATTCACCAAAGCAGCGCCCAATAAACCAGGGTCTCGATGGTGTAAACCGGGCATAGCATTAAAGGCGTGAGTCACCATAGTTGCGCCTTGTGCAAAGGCAAATTTGGCTTGCTCGCAAGTCGCTTGGGAATGACCGAGACTGACTGTAATTCCCAAGGAAGTTAAATAGGGAATTACCTCCCCCGTAGGATCGAGTTCTGGGGCAAGGGTGATGACTTTGACCACTGCTGCATAGTCTCCCAAGACCTGTTTCATCTTGTCTAGGGTTAAGGGAAGCAGATATTCTGATGGATGAGCGCCCCGTTTTTCTGGGTTTAAGCATGGCCCTTCTAAATGGATACCCAAGGGTTTAGCACTATTTTGGGGCGGTGAAAATTCCGTGAATATTTTTAAGGATCTGTGAATATTTTCAAGGGATGTGGTCACTAAGGTAGGCAAGAAAGAACTAACGCCTTGTTGCCAGAGAAATTGACAAATTTGAGTGAGCTTTTCCCGATCTGCGCGGGTGATTTCGGGAAAAGCTAATCCCAATGCGCCATTAATTTGTAGGTCGATTCCTGCCAAGGATATCCAGTCCCCTTGAACATCTAGGATGGGCCGATCTCCAGTTTGTTGGCCTTGGGTGGGTAAGATGGCTTGAATTTGGCCATCTCGGATGATTATATTCTGTTTGTCTTCATATCCAGGAAGGTGGGCGTTGATAATATCCAAATTAGAGTTCATGGTTCAGAGGGCTTTAGGCAATTGTAGACAATTTTAATTTTAGAATTCTGAGGCGAGGGTTAAGTTCTGCTCTATGAAAGTTGCTGCAATCAAAATATCAGGGAATTGGATGGGTGTCCCTTTGCGTCTCAAATTCCCATATAGCTAGTCGAAATCAGTTGTGCAACTGGAAATGCCCTCTCCCTATATCCCTCTCCCAAG from Roseofilum capinflatum BLCC-M114 includes the following:
- the nagA gene encoding N-acetylglucosamine-6-phosphate deacetylase codes for the protein MNSNLDIINAHLPGYEDKQNIIIRDGQIQAILPTQGQQTGDRPILDVQGDWISLAGIDLQINGALGLAFPEITRADREKLTQICQFLWQQGVSSFLPTLVTTSLENIHRSLKIFTEFSPPQNSAKPLGIHLEGPCLNPEKRGAHPSEYLLPLTLDKMKQVLGDYAAVVKVITLAPELDPTGEVIPYLTSLGITVSLGHSQATCEQAKFAFAQGATMVTHAFNAMPGLHHRDPGLLGAALVNPQVYCGLIADGIHVCPTMIDLVLRANSKNMFLVSDALSPLGLPDGIYPWDNRQIEVRQGTARLLNGTLSGTTLPLFSGVENLVRWGICELGEAIGLATEIPRKALQIPGLSADQPADLVRWSWDEEEQRLSWERLFQS